The region GTCCAGTCCCAAACACACAGCTACTATAGGTAAGTAAAAGAGTgggcactctgtgtgtgtgtgtgtgtgtgtgtgtgtgtatgtgtgtgtgtgtgtgtgtgtgtatgtctatttGTGGGTGAAATTTGTGATACTAAAGTAATAAACCAATGGCATTTAGATATAGTTCCATATTACCAGTTTCTATATAGCTAGATTTTAATTGacactaaaaaaatattttaatccaaACTGTCAACACTGATTCTGGCATCTCCATAGCAACACAGTGCATACTGGTCCTAGAATAGTGGGTGGGAAAAATAACCAAGCTTTCACAATTTTTTCCACCAATTTGCCAGTCCAAAACATAGTAGGCTATAGTAAAATATACCTTGTCTTTCCTTTATAGTAGCAgctgtaaaatgtgtttatctAGATTTGGATTTGATTTTGGGTAAGCAGCATTCCAAGAGTGCTGAAACTGTTACTACATTTAGGACAACCGGTCAGTGAGAGTGTATGATGCATGGCCATACATGACACTTTATCCAGCTGAGGTTTCTTTGGGAACTATTTTCAGTGACGGAGCAAGAATAAACTAAATATTTGTCGGTTTATATCAGTCACCCCATACtaatgtctctctgtttctctctctcactgtgactctctctctctgtttctccatactatatatatatatatatatatatatatatatatatatatatatatatatatatatatatatatattagttatgtAGTCACtttgttacaaaaaaaagcttagTTTCACAATTTTTGTGGTAAGTAGGGAGCTGATGTAAGCCGATGactaattctgattggtccttAGGTTGACCTAACATGACTCATACCCTATACAGTCCCGTTGAACTCAAactagatataaaaaaaaaacacactgagagaagaaaagatagAAAAGTTACAGAGAGAAAGTCACAGTAATAGAATTTCACTAATTGTGAAAATAAGTTGCCAGGGGCTTTAACAGTATTTTTGCATAGTGAGGTTATCTTTTACGACTCAGCATGATCGAGATGTTTTGAGTTCGAGAGTTTTCTAGAAAAATCTGCCCCTTGCAGAATTGCCTATGTGTCACTCTGATATCAAAGATATCTGCAAATGAGAATTCAGCTTGTGGCGTCTTCCATGACCTGCACATTCGTCTAGTTCTTCTCTCATGAATGTTGATTAGATACAAATCGTTCTGCTCTGATTATTTCTTTCAGAACGTGTACCACGAATGAACAATGCCCAGCTAACCTCTGCAGGAACCCTGATCTCCAGCAAGACCAACAACGCAGGCCATCATCTAAGCATCTCTCATTCCTTTCACAATCTGGCTCAGCTCCCTCCAACATATGAAGCTGTTATGAAACCTGATATTAACCGCTATTCCTCCCTCAAGAGAttaggtgagtgtgtgaatgtattaAAACAAATGTCAATGCTTTCAGTCATAATTGGCACATTGGgactgatgtactgtatgaactGGCAAATTTTGAGGCTGTACCTAATTTGTCTCCCAACTAAATGCAGAAAAAGATCTGGAGGATTACACGAGTTATTATACCTCAAAAAGACGACACAACGATGCACCGCCTTCCTTCCACTCCTCCCAGCATCATCTGCCCTGGGGTGATTACACACTTGAGGCGAGGGGTACACTGCCCCTACACTCCTCCCGACCCCAAATACATGTACCTACCTCCACATCTACACCAAATCCTTACCCTTTACCCAAGTCACCATACAGTCCCACCTTTGAGTCGGTGAGCCAGCCTCCACGCCGAGTGATGTCTCAAGACCAACTGTTGGCCTTGGGGGAGGGAAACACCCTGTCATACTTGTCTAAAAACCAGCAGCACCAGTATTACAAAGCCATGGCCGCCAGCAAGAGCTCCAACTCAAAGGCACTGAGGAAGTCCCACGAACGCCTCCTGTTGTCACCTGATGAAAGAATGCTGGGGAGTGCGATGGGTGACTATGGGGGTCTGATGCCTCACCTCAGCCATTATAAAAAAACGCAGTCGCAGCAGAACGTGTGTGTGACCCCATCCCTTGACCGACACCACATGATCAAGATGAATTCACACCCGACGTCTGGCTGTGAACAGGAGTTCACGTCCATCGCTGCTGCCATGAACGCTGGCCATGGAACTGGCACTCTGGGTTGGGGGGAGGGTCATGGCTCCGCTGGTGGCGCTGGAACAACAGGCCAAAGCTCCCGCAGGATGGCGTTTGCCGCAAAGCGACAGAACACCATTGAACAGCTGCACTTCCTCCCCGTGGGAGGGGGAGGCAGTCAGGCACTGTGGACAGGGAGTAAGAACGAAGTCACGGTGTGAAGAAGGGGCGAGGCAGAAGAAGATGGAAAAGGTTGATGGAGAGATTACACGTTTGCTCAAACAGAGGAGAGGACTAATACTTTAAAGGGAGAGCATATGGTAGAATGACAGGAGATAAAAGGGAAGATGGAAAAAGCTTTAGAGCAAGAAACAATGCGAGTCTCATAGCAGGAGAACTTGGTATACTGCTAGGACAGAAAGTGAGGCAATGCATCGTTCTGGAGAGCCATTTTTGCCCCTTGCTGCTTGTTGCTAAGAAACAGGATAAGATACACCCTTGATATGTGAAGGTATTTTTAGGATGAAACTATGTGGATAACTACGGTTTCTACTGTTATCTGACTCTATATGGTATATACATCTACATGGAAGCATTACATCTATAAAAATTGAGCCAtactttttgaacattttatggTGGGGGAAAACATATTTCATTCATAAAAAGTTTTCTCCAACACAAACCTTCTCTAGCAAGTATAGATAATTTTATAGAATATAATGCTTCATTCTAGTGAGTTTTGTCGGTTAAGGATCGGGACAACGTGACAGAAAGTAAGAGGTGGAATCCTGAGTGCCCTCAGGATTTGTGAagactgtatatttgtgaaaTTTCCTGATGTAATATTATAGCATCGCAAATAAACTTTGATTAATAAGTTATCATGGATTACACTGCAGCTTCAATGGGgcgatgagagagagagggagggagagggaggggggggagggagagagagagagagagcaagggaggggggaggggtaggggagagagagagagggggggagagagggggacagcaggagagagagagagggggagagaggggggacagcaggagagagagagagaggggggggcagcagagagagagagagaaagggagagagagttgtgggagggagggagagagagagagaaacgttcCCAACAATTAAGTGATTTACCTCATAATTAGTCGTCCGGCAGATTTGAAATAGTTAAGAAGCTGTGAAGCTCGACGCTGacctgacatacagtatatcgaACAATATTGTGATACAGTTCTTTAGATTCAGGAGTCTTGACTCTTTTATAATTCAGCTTTGGGGTAGGTATAGGTTAAATGTTTGACTTTGAGCCTCTAATAATATAGTggcattttataaaaacaaaaattgtcacattttattaaaaaagaatctCTCTTGGCTTTATCGTGGTACCTTTTTAAAGGTGCCTCTGAGAGCAATATGCAGTGGTAGTCTTTGATTATTACGGAACTATTTAAAGAACCTAAAGGCCTTGTAGTCTGCGGTTAGAAAATAAAACCACTTTGTGCTGAACATGTGACAAAATGAGCCAGTAGGCATTGTGGCTGTTCAAGAAGTGACTTGTGACTATAGTCCTGCTTCCTGACGTTCGGTCTGTTATCATGGAAGTGCGGCAGAAGACGAACAAATTCTGAGCATGAGCATTCGTTATCAAAACTGCAGACACAATTTGAGCTGATTACTGTATAAGGTTGGTGGTAGGGCAGTGGGAAAGGGGATGGGGAGTTGGTGGACTCTTTATTCCAAGGGCTATTCTGAATCTTATACCTGTAtgtctctgcttctgtgtttggtcttttttttttttttttaaatgatcatgtGTCAGTGTAAGTGACACAGCTGTAGAacaaaatgcagaaaacaatTCTGATATTGCTAACTATGTAATCTACCAAACTGTaatatattaagatattaaGATGTTATTTTCTGATTAACAAGCTGGCCAGTTTTGGTATATTCtaaaaagctctttttttttttttttggtcaaagaTGTGTATATTTCTCTGCTGTATACTCACCAGACACTCATAAACAGGTGTGTGGTAGATGCCTGAGACAGTTTATATGCTCGAAATGAACAGAACAAGTAAACAGACCTAAAATATGTCCTAAAAATAATatccttaaaataaatatttcagcttTTCTTTCTACTAAAGTTATTCCAGTATAAAATGTATGCGAATTTTATATCGATTTATacaggtatttaaaaaaaaagaaaaaagaagaaaaaaaaagaagaccgATTATCAGTGTTGAGATCATAGTTAACGTTTGCTTCCTTTTTGCTTCCATTTCTGTGACTTTCCTTTTTTGTTACTATACAACTTCCTAGTGGACTTTGTAATTAATGACAAAAAGAAGCAATTAAACTTGAAAAGAGGAAAAGCATGaagatgtcaaaaaaaaaaaaagccagcgTTGATGTCATTACTGCTGATTAGTGATGTCAAGGTGTGTAtgtttcctgtttgtgtgtccgtgtttctgtgcctgtgtgtatttctgaatCTGTCTTTTTGGAATGCTGAATCTCACATTTTAGCTGACTTTTACCTGAATTGTCAGACAATGTGCAAGGAAAATTAAAACCCCCCAAAtgactttattttctgtttagagaagtgttttctttttttcttctgtttaaaaaaaaaacttagaatAAAGGCGttgtaattcaattcagttcagttcggTTTTATTTGCATTGCGCATTTAAcactggacattgtctcaaagcagctttacagaacataagaaatgtagtacaaaatgttcaagattaatattagacttatgtttaaatgtgtgtgtatttatccctaatgagcaagtctgaggtgactgaggtgactgtggtgaggaaaaactcccttagattgaagaggaagaaaccttgagaggaaccagacttcaAAGTGAACCTCGTCctaatttgggtgacactggagagtgtgattataaactgttataaacaccagagagtgttattatgaataatgtcctttctacagtcagatacagtctaatatttgtgtattgatgaggagcttgttgtcctcaaagaccacatggagttctcATCTTCTCTTGAATTCAGAATGGCATTTTGATAAGGATCACCTCACTGAAACCCTAATATTAATTCAGGCATTTTGCTTGCAGGATCAATGTTGATTTTGTGACATTGTTGATTTTGTGATCTTCATGATTGTGAAGTCTTTTAGTCTCTTAGGGCTCCAGACCAGCAGGGGGCATATCGTTTTTTATAATCGCTCACTTtattaaaaagcaaaacaaaataaaaagattcgAGTTCCCTGCCTGTCATTATTGCACTTGtaaattaggacaccccataAACATATGGGCATTTGGTCTTAATTTTAACAATATTAgaagattcaagtaatataactaaacaaataaaaccagagtctgaaaaatctgtaaaatgtaataaaaacaaatccaatttattctgaggaaaaagtaaggacaccTCCGCATTTATTTAgacttaaaatggataaaatgacctacaggtgtatcacatcagGTGTAAGTTAATAGAAAATTGTTACAGACCATTTTGAAGAAGGCTTGGATTATTTAAACCTTAGTTTGCTCTTAATTGGTGGAGTGAGAGGTATCAGCATGGTGAGACCCAAAGggctctctgaggccttcagaaaggaggttgttgatgcttatgagtctggtagTCTAGAAAGAATTTGTAGGCAGCCATTCCACTGTCCGATAATTATttacaagtggagaacatttaaaacaactggcaacatggccaggtcaggacatccaagcaaattcaccccaagagcagacGGTAAGATGCAtaacaactttaattatcatgggaggtgtgcaaggaggaaaTATTTGCTAAGAAATACATAAGGGTAAGAATGAAGTTTGAGAAAGAGCACAGAGACAAAGGCTGAGACTTTGTGAATAAGTTGCTTtagacagatgagtctaaaactgaattatttggGCACAAAAACAGACGGCATGTTTGgcgtaaaccaaatacagcaaaCCAAGGACttcataccaactgtgaaacatggaggtggaagtgttatggtttggggaTGTTTTGCTGCAGCAGGAACTGACCAGCTCATCATCACtgaatccactatgaattctatGTTGTATtagaaggtgcttgaggaacacGTGAGACCATCTGTGAAAATTTTGAAGCTGAAGTGTAACTAAACCTTGCAAGAtgataatgacccaaaacataacACATATCTAAATCTtattgagatcctgtgtggtgatttAAAACTGACtgcatgcaagaaacccctcaaacatcacacagctgaaagaattctgcattgaggATTAGGGGAAACTTTCTTCTagttgatgtcagaaactggtagatggctacaagaaacatctcaCTGAGGTTATTTTAGCAAAGGGGGGAAACACTATTAGGGCACAGGGTGTCCTAACCTTTTCCTCAGATTAAATAACcattttttgttgatttcttttgtttaataagtgaaaacaacataatttctttttttttctttttttttgtaccaccACTTAGACCCTTGAACCTGCAATTCTTGTAACTAGGTTGCTTGAGTTGAACTACTAAGGTCAAAGGTTCAACCAGAAGTAGCAAttagtgcatttttatttttgtctgggGTGGAAAAAGCCACAAGAAAAAAGCAGAagaggagaaataaaaacatttccattgaTTTAGTCAATTTGTCTGAGTTCTTGCTTCTGCTTGTTGATgtaactgaaacagaaaatgGTAGAGGATATCTAGCTACAGAGCCAGTTTCTAGAAGTGTTACTGTAGGTTAACATGTAGCTAGCTTGTTGCTGTTAGCTATGGCAATAATAGCCTGTTAAATTAAAAGATTGTTTGGGCGTCAATCCCAACACTATAATTCTTAACTCAGAATTTAGCCAATCAGAGCCGGTAAAGAAATAAGTTCAATCCTTCTGGTCTAGTGGTCATTTTTCATGCGatgtaaagaaatattttatgcaGTTTTCCGCATTACAATCAATAAATAGTGAGCACAGCAAGTATAGTGAGTTGTGAGTAAATTTTCTCTCAGTCATGTCTAGATTGTTAGCTAAAGCAATTATTTAGCAAGTATTTTATTGCTGCAATAAACAGATCTGTATTTCCTGATCAGAGATACAgtaacaaatatatacaaattcatttaaatgaagtAGAACATGACATTCTGGGAGCTTGTACATTGTACACAGCAGAACCGGGAGTATTATAAAGCAGCATTTCACAAGCAATCCACTGGTAAGATGTGAAAGCTATAATCAGTGGCCATATTTTATCCTTCAGTCTTCAGAAAAAGACTGAGGTTTTTCTCATCACAACCACAACTATTCCCCTGAGGACAGTGAGGGCTGTGACCGGACAGCGATTTCAGTCTCACACGAGAGCAACCCAGGGATGAAGGGCAATTCAAAATCAATCAGTCTCAGCAGCAACCCCctgcgttaaaaaaaaaatcaggggaTTGCTGATTGATTTTCAATGAAGAGACAATTCACTGAGATTAGAGCAATGCAAGGACGGTTTTGCTTTTCAGTGTGGAACGTTTCAAtgaaaatgtgttgtgtttgacaTAAATGGAAATGACAATTGATTTCTTgaatacacaatcatacacagtatgacatgtagtgaaaaGCATTTTATAACTgtaattgatataaaaatagcCAATTTCATTAgggtagaaaataaaaaatagagacAACATTGATGCTtccctacaaagccaaaaaaagatcagctccctcttacctcagagctctgcacctcgctccctcagacctaccagcactgctcgaatggtcccaccatctctcagggtaagaggtataTTGGTATATAGGCTATATAGGAATATAATAGCTAAGCCATTGCtggggaccctgagcaaggcacataaccctcaattgtataaatttaaaaaaaaaatgtaagtcactttggatcagaggtgggagtaagtcacacatgtgcaagtgacaagtaagtctcaagtcatgaatgtcaagtcaaagtcaagtcgagtctttttttaatatttgtcaagcaagtctcaaatttgtgacttaagtctgactcgagtcaagtcatatggtttggataagggtgtctgctaaatgctgcaaatgtacagtaagtcttttctctgttctggcaccaaggtggtggaatgaacttcccctagatgtctgatAGTCACTGACTATCTTCAAATGTTGGGTGAAgaacctacctcttcctgaaacacttaaactatgTGACATCTCTGGATGTCTGGACGATGAAACTGTCTCGATAAACTAATAAAGATATGAGGTGAAGGTGTGAGCCAGATGTAGTTATTTATGTATCCAGATTTAAGAGAGATGAGTACATCAGACAGGTGAGATTGGTGAACCTATAGTACCATCCTTGATAAAAAagttactttttttaaacacataaagACACTACATGGATCACAAAAAAACGGTTTACAGGCCATtgtactgaaaaaaaagaaaaaacacatccaACTGACATGCAGCACTTCATCGGGGAGGAGTtggaaagaaggagaaaaaaacaggatgTGAGATTAACACAGGTAGGCAGGTGggcatacagtaaatgtaaaggAACACGACTCATGACTAATAATAACGTACAGCTATACCATTCTGAGAAAGCCTGATGTTGTCTGATCTTGTCTGCTCTCAGAAGCTAAACAGAGTCAGGCCTTTTTAGTACTTGGATGGAGAGTGCTATAAGTTTATTTTGGGGCAGTGATGgatcaagcagttaaggctctggggaATTGGGGTTCAAGTtccagcactgctaagctgtcactgttgggcccttggtcaaagcccttaacccgctctgctccaggggtgagCAGATGTCTCCATGTCTCACCCCagcctccaaagttgggatatgtaaagaaagaatttcactgtgctgtaatgtagatgtgaggAAATAAAGGTCTGTAATAATACTGCCTAGGTAAGGTCCATTAACCTTATTATAATCCATTATCAATGACTCAGAGAAAATTGGatgtggttaagatgttggacaaCCGTTTGAAGGGTTGCGAGTTTAAATCCCtgttccaccaagctgccaccactggccaccgagcaaggcccttaaccctcaattgttcatgTGTAGACAATCTAATACAACCTCATTTGTAatgaatacacaaatatacaatcTACCATAGGGTGGTATGTTTTCTCCTAAGCCCATATTTTTCAACTTTATTATGAGACCctttttagtaataataatactgccTGTGTTTCTTTCATCTTAATCCATAGTGCTTCTTCTtccagcttttattttataataaagttgATGTAAGCTCTATTGGTTTTCCACCACCCGCCATTACGAATATTAGAAGGATAAAGATTAACATGATATACAGTGACTTCAGTGTTTCTGCTCACTCAGTGGGATGGTTGGATTATGTAGATGATGTGAGGAGGTTTGATGTGAGGAGGGTTTATTCAACAGTCCAGCTGTGATGACAACAAAAACTGCAAATTTCAAAGCCCATGTGTCTTTTTCACATCAGCAGTTATAGTTAGTTCTTTCATGTTGCCGGTAGTTAGTGCCATCAGGTGAGTATTTTATACacactttcaaaataagagtctttcctaaaaaaaataagcagatctttattgttttatgtgatatgtgtaaatgttaatgGCTGTTCAgcttattattagtttatttcattgtttgaGGTAATTAGaatgtaacatttaaatttatttaacagtCCCAGTTTAAAAGATTCCAGGTTGCATGACTCATTTAAGATGCTTTGCATATACTGCATGCTTCTTTGCATGTATTTTAACTAAAATATCAGCGAAAGGtttgttgccacaaagttggaaacaCAAAGTTATATAGAATGTGTTGTTTGTTGCAGTGTGacaattttccttcactggagACTTGAACCCTAGTCCATCGTGACAATGTTCCTGTACACAatgcacagagctccatgaagacatggtgtgtgaaggtttgagtgaagaactcaagtgtcctgcactgagcccagtctctgactcaacaccactgaacacctttgtgatgaactggaacacagactgaaccccagacctcctcactcttacatcatcagtgtctgatctcactgatgctcttggagctgaatgaacacaaatccacacagacacacaacaacatctagtggaaagtcttcaCAGAGGAGAAGAGTTGAGAGCTTTATAACAGTtaagggaataaatctggagtgagatgttcaacaagcacatgtgAGCATGAATTTGTAGCATGGACTATAggctaaaataaaagaattggcTTTACTGTTCCAATACATTTGGATAGGACTGGATTACATGTTTCACCACtgaaactgtttttcttttatttattattatgacaaACATAGCAGAAGGAAATCTGAAGTTTAGTTCCACACCAAGTGCTTTTTAAGGCAAAGAAGTGAAATGTTCTGCAATGGCCATGTCAAGTCCTTTGACCTCAATATAACTGAGCATGCGTTTTACTTGCTGAAGGCAAAACCGTGGGCAAAACACCACAAGAACACACAGGACTCTATGCAGCTGCAGTAAATATCTGGCAGAGCATTAACTATAAAGAAACTCAGCGTCTggttgattttttgtttttcagaattgACAGCAAAGGATTTGCATCCAAGTATTTAACAATTTAATCAATTTATGA is a window of Tachysurus vachellii isolate PV-2020 chromosome 3, HZAU_Pvac_v1, whole genome shotgun sequence DNA encoding:
- the shisa7b gene encoding protein shisa-6 produces the protein MKCSIVLVVHSEALVIKMPFATILCFFLLLDHMIFTVAVTSERHSANGRPLLLLLRGWSKDIPPPALKAKGKEAAAIAVEPEVAEIPAKPLPQIMLPRNMTADALKPPLGAAQVAPPPRRLVDVDVCRGYYDVMGQFDNTFNCTKGTYIYCCGTCYYRFCCEHQGNRLNQDICSNYNSPIWANTQVPATQPPNRSDPDFDPLQQQSNNTVYVIGGVISFTLVMAIGVKVAFRKVSRRPRNRDLNMPRALVDILRHQSSPVQQSERNNSTSATTSKGAIGRQSKNHYTPILQSKDNRVGKHNLIQSGSSPKHTATIERVPRMNNAQLTSAGTLISSKTNNAGHHLSISHSFHNLAQLPPTYEAVMKPDINRYSSLKRLEKDLEDYTSYYTSKRRHNDAPPSFHSSQHHLPWGDYTLEARGTLPLHSSRPQIHVPTSTSTPNPYPLPKSPYSPTFESVSQPPRRVMSQDQLLALGEGNTLSYLSKNQQHQYYKAMAASKSSNSKALRKSHERLLLSPDERMLGSAMGDYGGLMPHLSHYKKTQSQQNVCVTPSLDRHHMIKMNSHPTSGCEQEFTSIAAAMNAGHGTGTLGWGEGHGSAGGAGTTGQSSRRMAFAAKRQNTIEQLHFLPVGGGGSQALWTGSKNEVTV